A genome region from Natronosalvus rutilus includes the following:
- a CDS encoding complex I subunit 5 family protein: MIALWAPIPAATGTDAASTLVVAPLLIALVTAVASLLSGRQHRGRIGVSVLGAVAYLIAVVAIDWYLVLAPDAPGIATYQVGGWAAPFGITLVVDGLSAFMLTMVAVIGIASLLSSIRVLPDLDRHRYYFPLFHFLMVGVTGAFLTGDLFNLFVWFEVMLMASYLFVAYDGGPLQTRAAFWYVSLNLVASAVFLLGVGGLYATTGSLNMADLSRRLAEPAAYGIDPVPVVGLFGLLLAVFAIKAGLVPFQFWIPSAYQAAPPQIAALLAGATKKVGIYAIIRLSFTVIGDAPVDVSLAVPFTGPELAGDSPLVFVGAALFAMAVASIFVGGLGAIGGRSIESVLAYSSIGQVGFIALPVAIAAAVPGLRTLGIVAALVYALNHTLAKGLLFLAVGAVRTATGTSRLADLGGLAGRSPSIAVPFFVGSLAIVGIPPLSGFFGKFLVFDVAARTASSALVLVVVAGSVLSLVYATRLWTRSFWGPQSPAVETAVTDHVQAAVLLALALAIVGVGVGFEPVYAFAEAGAEAALDTDAYVEAVDPSDEVSTGSGGDH, from the coding sequence ATGATCGCGCTGTGGGCGCCGATTCCGGCGGCGACAGGGACCGACGCGGCCTCCACCCTCGTCGTCGCTCCGCTCCTGATCGCCCTCGTGACCGCCGTCGCCAGCCTGCTCTCCGGCCGCCAGCACCGCGGCCGGATCGGTGTCAGCGTCCTCGGCGCGGTCGCGTACCTGATCGCCGTGGTGGCGATCGACTGGTATCTCGTACTCGCGCCCGACGCGCCGGGGATCGCGACCTACCAGGTCGGCGGCTGGGCCGCCCCCTTCGGGATTACGCTGGTCGTCGACGGACTCTCGGCGTTCATGCTGACGATGGTCGCCGTGATCGGGATAGCCTCGCTGCTCTCCTCGATCCGGGTGTTGCCCGACCTCGACCGCCACCGGTACTACTTCCCGCTGTTTCACTTCTTGATGGTGGGCGTGACCGGAGCCTTCCTCACGGGCGACCTGTTCAACCTGTTCGTCTGGTTCGAGGTGATGCTCATGGCCAGCTACCTCTTCGTTGCCTACGACGGCGGCCCCCTCCAGACCCGGGCGGCGTTCTGGTACGTCAGCCTCAACCTCGTCGCAAGCGCCGTCTTCCTGCTCGGCGTCGGGGGGCTCTACGCCACGACGGGGTCGCTCAACATGGCCGACCTCTCGAGACGCCTCGCGGAGCCGGCGGCCTACGGCATCGACCCCGTGCCGGTCGTCGGCCTGTTCGGTCTCCTGCTCGCGGTCTTCGCCATCAAGGCGGGACTCGTCCCCTTCCAGTTCTGGATTCCGTCGGCGTACCAGGCCGCGCCGCCACAGATCGCCGCCCTCCTCGCCGGGGCGACGAAGAAGGTCGGTATCTACGCGATCATCCGGCTCTCGTTCACGGTCATCGGCGACGCGCCGGTTGACGTCTCCCTCGCGGTGCCGTTCACAGGCCCCGAGCTGGCCGGCGACTCGCCGCTCGTCTTCGTCGGCGCGGCGCTGTTCGCCATGGCCGTCGCGAGCATCTTCGTCGGCGGACTCGGCGCCATCGGCGGCCGATCTATCGAGTCGGTGCTCGCGTACTCGAGCATCGGCCAGGTCGGGTTCATCGCGCTCCCCGTCGCTATCGCGGCGGCGGTCCCGGGGCTCCGAACGCTCGGCATCGTCGCCGCACTCGTGTATGCGCTCAACCACACCCTGGCGAAGGGGCTGCTCTTTCTCGCGGTCGGGGCAGTCCGGACCGCGACGGGAACGAGCCGCCTCGCCGACCTGGGCGGCCTCGCCGGACGTAGTCCGTCGATCGCGGTGCCGTTCTTCGTCGGCTCGCTCGCGATCGTCGGCATCCCGCCACTGTCGGGCTTCTTCGGGAAGTTCCTCGTCTTCGACGTCGCCGCGCGCACGGCCTCGAGCGCGCTCGTGCTCGTGGTCGTCGCCGGGTCGGTGCTGTCGCTCGTGTACGCGACGCGCCTGTGGACGCGGAGCTTCTGGGGCCCGCAGTCCCCGGCGGTCGAGACGGCGGTAACCGACCACGTGCAGGCGGCCGTCCTCCTCGCGCTCGCCCTCGCAATCGTCGGCGTTGGCGTCGGATTCGAGCCCGTCTACGCCTTCGCCGAGGCCGGGGCCGAGGCCGCACTGGACACCGACGCCTACGTCGAGGCCGTCGATCCGTCCGACGAGGTCTCGACGGGATCCGGGGGTGATCACTGA
- a CDS encoding Na+/H+ antiporter subunit E — protein MRTRTWPLAGVVFALLWVLVRGVTLTPSAVLGQLLLGLAVGFPVAFVFRRLYDKWVDVPRSVRAIPSALSYLGIFTWEILRANVDVTKRVLSPSMPIEPEVFLFPLRVETDLAITTIANSVSITPGTVTLDYDGETNALYIHAVDGRDPEAIARTIRTWEEYALVIFDERASPEDPTRDIVVSGGTRESTPTPPDERADETSAVNQLPADELADELEAADRAERENGGENRD, from the coding sequence ATGCGGACCAGAACCTGGCCCCTCGCCGGCGTCGTCTTCGCGCTCCTGTGGGTGCTCGTTCGCGGGGTCACCCTGACGCCGTCTGCCGTCCTCGGACAACTGCTCCTGGGACTCGCCGTCGGCTTTCCCGTCGCGTTCGTCTTCCGTCGGCTCTACGACAAGTGGGTCGACGTCCCGCGGAGCGTTCGCGCGATTCCGTCCGCTCTCTCGTACCTTGGGATCTTCACCTGGGAGATCTTGCGGGCGAACGTCGACGTCACGAAGCGCGTCCTCTCGCCCTCGATGCCGATCGAACCGGAGGTGTTCCTGTTCCCACTACGCGTCGAGACCGACCTCGCGATCACGACCATCGCCAACAGCGTCTCGATCACGCCGGGGACCGTCACGCTCGACTACGACGGCGAGACGAACGCGCTCTACATCCACGCGGTCGACGGCCGCGACCCGGAGGCGATCGCCAGAACGATCAGGACGTGGGAGGAGTACGCACTCGTGATCTTCGACGAGCGAGCGAGTCCCGAGGATCCGACGCGAGACATCGTCGTCTCCGGCGGAACCCGGGAGAGCACGCCGACCCCGCCCGACGAGCGCGCCGACGAGACATCGGCAGTGAACCAACTGCCGGCGGACGAGTTGGCCGACGAACTCGAGGCCGCCGACAGGGCCGAGCGGGAGAACGGAGGCGAGAACCGTGACTGA
- a CDS encoding monovalent cation/H+ antiporter complex subunit F, with translation MTIRGALVLTAILCVLASYRVIRGPTEPDRVIGLDAIATNVVAIAVLVALLTDRGLFITVSLVLAIIGFIATVAVAKFLTEGEVIE, from the coding sequence ATGACTATCCGTGGGGCACTGGTGCTCACGGCTATCCTGTGTGTGCTCGCGAGCTACCGGGTCATCCGCGGGCCGACGGAACCGGATCGCGTCATCGGACTCGATGCCATCGCGACGAACGTGGTGGCCATCGCCGTCCTCGTGGCCCTGCTGACCGACCGCGGGCTGTTCATCACCGTGAGCCTCGTCCTGGCGATCATCGGCTTCATCGCGACCGTCGCCGTCGCGAAGTTCCTCACCGAGGGGGAGGTGATCGAGTGA
- the mnhG gene encoding monovalent cation/H(+) antiporter subunit G — protein MIRTTLVIGLVVVGTFFLTVGTIGLLRLPNVYNRMHATSKPTTLGTASMFLAGFVHFGPGAEGLTALVGILFLFLTIPTGSHMIARAAERIGIPFVEGVTWPDPDALERPPEGTRDERAPDSGDSRRYETGANRSGEPGDAED, from the coding sequence GTGATCCGAACGACCCTCGTGATCGGTCTGGTCGTCGTCGGGACGTTCTTCCTGACCGTCGGCACCATCGGCCTCCTGCGATTGCCCAACGTTTACAACCGGATGCACGCGACGAGCAAGCCGACGACCCTCGGAACCGCCTCGATGTTCCTCGCCGGGTTCGTCCACTTCGGCCCCGGCGCCGAAGGACTGACCGCGCTCGTCGGCATCCTCTTTCTGTTCCTGACAATTCCGACGGGCTCGCACATGATCGCCCGCGCCGCCGAGCGCATTGGGATTCCCTTCGTCGAGGGGGTCACCTGGCCCGATCCCGACGCGCTCGAGCGACCGCCCGAAGGGACCCGTGACGAACGAGCACCCGATTCTGGCGACTCGAGGCGATATGAAACGGGCGCGAACCGGTCGGGGGAGCCTGGCGACGCCGAGGACTGA
- a CDS encoding SHOCT domain-containing protein, whose protein sequence is MDEDLWERFRANAAGIASTLVTGLWLGLLVGDIGGDLWLAVLIVGYVGIVPAVSMLFDDDGDEADGLDGVDEADETDEAVEADDADWPNVPGETDETGTTGTTGTTGTTGTHEPNQRQPASRAPSSEDRIDALATLRTRYAAGELTDEQFEHKLERLLEVETLEDAEVWVRKRDETTDEGSEPDERKRSLERE, encoded by the coding sequence ATGGACGAGGATCTGTGGGAGCGATTTCGAGCGAACGCGGCCGGAATCGCGTCGACGCTCGTCACTGGTCTCTGGCTCGGGTTGCTGGTCGGGGATATCGGCGGCGACCTGTGGCTCGCCGTGCTCATCGTCGGGTACGTCGGGATCGTTCCCGCGGTGTCGATGCTCTTCGACGACGATGGGGACGAAGCGGACGGATTGGACGGAGTGGACGAAGCGGACGAAACCGATGAAGCTGTCGAAGCTGACGATGCGGACTGGCCGAACGTCCCCGGCGAAACGGACGAAACTGGCACAACCGGCACAACTGGCACAACTGGCACAACTGGCACACACGAACCAAACCAACGACAACCCGCATCTCGAGCCCCGTCGTCAGAAGACCGGATCGACGCGCTCGCGACGCTTCGCACCCGGTACGCCGCCGGCGAGTTGACCGACGAGCAGTTCGAACACAAACTCGAGCGCTTACTCGAGGTCGAGACGCTCGAGGACGCTGAAGTCTGGGTGCGCAAGCGCGACGAAACGACAGACGAGGGGTCGGAACCGGACGAACGGAAGCGATCGCTCGAGCGCGAGTGA
- a CDS encoding M14 family zinc carboxypeptidase: protein MRNDQHSPDRTPSSDTPKRYTHQDAAELDDDAFTDGPIGRRTFLSVAAATGAALILPSAVSAEVSDDSLTDVAEYVVNATPEDYEATLVLEFASVDDAHAFYDGFGDPDWDIEDDSYPEKAVIREEPTPAGHAYLTADELEHALEVADVELVDFSPGANPFWKLGDAYAERVFPEIERARDYVSHAELAEGLEHLADEYADRLRFHSIGQSPGFENMRTGAVDPKDVSVAEVTKDIQDKASFQEKDKAVFSLAIHGDEPAGRVAATRIIEEAAKGEADDFEDVLDDIALVFVFTNPDGWTVRNPQYEYETYWGGNERFRYKRGNAAVQDTNRQYPTMGWVNPGYWPAEPDGTPDVRPDDPQGRGYEDMVPDALAVVEHFRGYDNVEYLCDYHMMDTSDSMVLNLESNAPYEQAGTHNLDEVNIRIGDAMVDFWGGPEAIADDTKRAGKDIHGVEGYVPERLLDYGTIYDSLGYQITGGLLGWAGQPEEFGGLGAVTVAPELVLRDGYDFKPYMERHLGMAYRLSMREYAEMTAAETEAVVATGGQDTAYVSSESLTRRSADLPFTDEAPGQGGGNGQSRASKVKRRHDTVQPGPGASASVASDSTTASLAAQFDAHDVGDGVVRLVNPAGKTVRAIDLAASDSGDEGAFYVPSPDSGDWSIEYTGDVDVDIDVEFVLLETEDEYPNPEETLGYSQREYVVNPMQFFEDLHPYLDEGAIDGLRVHDVRIGRLMLGDSGKRRYDNLVVSHDDGIDDPRYVSAIEAFVEAGGDLVLTDSGLNLLAELEVGDAAELDADDIAYETMDIPNLGSRDLEHALLTDVRPIQQEIWKVSQLGYTTGDDSPAWTVDTAAFEAAGGTVAGELGQETDWEQDEDGNWEQIYVPGEVGAGTLSAGSAEINVIGSLLPPANQRELHPFGMADYTLSFMGHTLICNALGFEQRRYVDGDLMGTWGELR from the coding sequence ATGCGTAACGATCAACACTCGCCCGACCGAACCCCCTCGAGCGACACGCCGAAGCGGTATACTCACCAGGATGCAGCGGAACTGGACGACGATGCCTTCACTGACGGCCCAATCGGCCGCCGTACGTTCTTGAGCGTTGCCGCAGCGACGGGTGCTGCACTAATCCTGCCGAGCGCCGTATCGGCCGAGGTTTCAGACGATTCGCTGACAGACGTCGCCGAATACGTCGTCAACGCCACCCCCGAAGACTACGAGGCGACGCTCGTCCTCGAGTTCGCGAGCGTCGACGATGCCCACGCGTTCTACGACGGGTTTGGCGACCCTGACTGGGACATCGAGGACGACTCGTATCCCGAGAAGGCGGTCATCCGCGAAGAACCCACCCCGGCAGGCCACGCCTACCTCACGGCCGACGAACTCGAGCACGCACTGGAGGTCGCCGACGTCGAACTCGTCGACTTCTCGCCAGGCGCGAACCCCTTCTGGAAGCTGGGTGACGCGTATGCCGAGCGCGTCTTTCCTGAAATCGAGCGTGCCCGGGACTACGTCTCCCATGCCGAACTCGCCGAGGGACTCGAGCACCTGGCAGACGAGTACGCAGACCGCCTGCGCTTTCACTCCATCGGCCAGAGTCCGGGCTTCGAGAACATGCGGACAGGAGCGGTGGACCCGAAGGACGTCTCCGTCGCCGAGGTCACGAAGGACATCCAGGACAAGGCGTCCTTCCAGGAGAAGGACAAGGCCGTGTTCTCACTCGCCATCCACGGCGACGAACCTGCGGGCCGGGTAGCCGCCACGCGGATCATCGAGGAGGCCGCGAAGGGTGAGGCCGACGACTTCGAGGACGTCCTTGACGACATCGCTCTCGTCTTCGTCTTCACCAATCCCGACGGCTGGACCGTTCGCAATCCCCAGTACGAGTACGAGACGTACTGGGGTGGGAACGAGCGGTTCCGTTACAAGCGTGGTAACGCGGCCGTCCAGGACACGAACCGGCAGTATCCGACGATGGGGTGGGTCAACCCCGGGTACTGGCCAGCCGAGCCCGACGGGACGCCCGACGTTCGGCCCGACGACCCGCAGGGTCGGGGCTACGAAGACATGGTGCCGGACGCGCTCGCGGTCGTCGAGCACTTCCGGGGGTACGACAACGTCGAGTACCTCTGTGATTACCACATGATGGACACGTCGGACTCGATGGTGTTGAACCTCGAGTCCAACGCCCCGTACGAGCAGGCAGGGACGCACAACCTCGACGAGGTGAACATCCGTATCGGCGACGCGATGGTTGACTTCTGGGGCGGCCCCGAGGCCATCGCCGACGATACGAAGCGCGCCGGCAAGGATATCCACGGCGTCGAGGGCTACGTCCCCGAACGGCTGCTCGACTACGGGACGATCTACGACTCGCTGGGCTACCAGATCACCGGCGGCCTGCTCGGCTGGGCGGGTCAACCAGAGGAGTTCGGCGGCCTCGGTGCAGTCACCGTTGCCCCCGAACTGGTCCTCCGGGATGGTTACGACTTCAAGCCGTACATGGAGCGTCACCTGGGAATGGCCTATCGCCTCTCCATGCGCGAGTACGCCGAGATGACGGCTGCGGAAACCGAGGCGGTCGTGGCTACCGGCGGGCAGGACACCGCCTACGTCAGTTCAGAATCGTTGACGCGACGTTCGGCTGACCTCCCGTTCACGGACGAGGCCCCCGGACAGGGCGGCGGCAATGGGCAGTCTCGCGCGAGCAAGGTCAAACGCCGCCACGACACCGTCCAGCCAGGCCCTGGCGCCAGCGCGAGCGTTGCGTCGGACAGCACTACAGCGTCGCTGGCGGCACAATTCGACGCTCACGACGTCGGCGACGGCGTCGTCAGACTCGTCAATCCCGCAGGGAAGACCGTCCGTGCGATCGACCTTGCAGCGTCCGACTCCGGCGACGAAGGGGCGTTCTACGTGCCCAGTCCGGACAGTGGTGACTGGTCGATCGAGTACACTGGTGACGTCGACGTCGACATCGACGTCGAATTCGTCCTCCTCGAGACCGAGGACGAATATCCCAATCCCGAGGAGACGCTGGGCTACTCCCAGCGAGAGTACGTTGTCAATCCGATGCAGTTCTTCGAGGACCTCCACCCCTACCTCGACGAAGGAGCAATCGATGGGCTCCGGGTCCACGACGTCCGCATCGGCCGGTTGATGCTGGGAGACTCCGGAAAGCGACGCTACGACAACCTCGTCGTCTCACACGACGATGGGATCGACGACCCGCGGTACGTGTCGGCTATCGAGGCGTTCGTCGAAGCCGGGGGTGACCTCGTGCTCACCGACTCGGGGCTGAACCTCCTCGCCGAACTCGAGGTCGGCGACGCCGCGGAACTCGATGCAGACGACATCGCCTACGAGACGATGGACATCCCGAACCTCGGAAGTCGGGACCTCGAGCACGCGCTGTTGACGGACGTCAGGCCCATTCAACAGGAAATCTGGAAAGTGTCACAGCTCGGGTATACGACGGGCGACGATTCGCCCGCCTGGACCGTCGATACTGCTGCCTTCGAGGCCGCCGGTGGCACTGTTGCTGGAGAACTCGGCCAGGAGACGGACTGGGAACAGGACGAAGACGGGAACTGGGAACAGATATACGTCCCTGGCGAGGTCGGAGCGGGGACCCTCTCGGCGGGTTCCGCCGAGATCAACGTTATCGGCTCGCTCTTGCCGCCGGCGAACCAGCGGGAACTCCACCCGTTCGGCATGGCCGACTACACCCTCTCGTTCATGGGTCACACGCTGATCTGTAATGCCTTAGGGTTCGAGCAGCGCCGCTACGTCGACGGTGACCTCATGGGCACGTGGGGTGAACTCCGTTAA
- a CDS encoding PD-(D/E)XK nuclease family protein yields the protein MNWKSSYRSTWRSIGEFNSHKGIFSILPGSRERQYQYTLEYFLNPQKPHGFGYSLLETFLYCVGLQEFNLTAQHIEIGDEVRIADDGSERRIDLVICGGNALADHPRWAVFLELKVGADEGDRQTTTYAEADEWNLSWFDTGTVTVDRLDDAKYVYLKRAVADGPTDRTGKFDGIDWAGLVERFEVEIRDSLFEYPNRSVIQFTDFIRSLKETEGMDSEIDEDELNERLNLYFEHDRLIRQVEKANSQFESDFENVSTYLKNSWESEIIEKYHFDESGWKASPSSNPKWQGILPAYWDQNPLGRSSTIKLYFRHSPTTESLRNRRLTFRLRLPPARNVHTEKRYDGQSFNDVFAEKCTIEYEERLHESLETIGVDERRLGSASALVVKNYRLDPHNLTGSYFEQLERAVDEFCCDENGLLVTINEVFEQTYLEVFGEEPAGAFPGPLVKRQ from the coding sequence ATGAACTGGAAGAGTTCATACAGAAGTACATGGAGGTCGATCGGGGAATTCAACAGCCACAAGGGGATCTTTTCGATACTTCCGGGGTCGAGGGAGAGACAGTACCAGTACACACTCGAGTACTTCCTGAATCCGCAGAAACCCCACGGTTTCGGGTACTCGCTACTCGAGACGTTTCTATACTGTGTCGGCTTGCAGGAATTCAATCTCACTGCACAGCATATCGAGATTGGTGACGAGGTCAGGATCGCGGACGATGGTTCAGAGAGGCGAATCGACCTGGTCATATGCGGCGGGAACGCGCTGGCCGACCACCCACGGTGGGCGGTGTTCCTTGAATTGAAGGTCGGGGCTGATGAAGGGGATCGACAGACAACGACGTACGCCGAGGCGGACGAGTGGAACCTCAGCTGGTTCGACACGGGTACAGTAACCGTCGATCGACTTGATGACGCAAAGTACGTGTATCTGAAACGGGCAGTTGCTGACGGTCCCACCGACAGGACCGGCAAATTCGACGGTATCGACTGGGCAGGTCTCGTCGAGAGATTCGAAGTCGAGATTCGAGATTCCCTCTTCGAGTATCCCAATCGGAGCGTTATTCAATTCACAGACTTCATTCGATCGCTAAAGGAGACAGAGGGCATGGACTCAGAAATAGACGAAGACGAACTCAACGAACGTCTCAACCTGTACTTCGAACACGACAGGCTGATTCGACAGGTTGAGAAGGCGAACAGTCAATTCGAGAGTGATTTCGAGAATGTGAGTACCTACCTGAAGAACAGCTGGGAGAGCGAGATTATCGAGAAATACCATTTCGACGAGTCTGGCTGGAAAGCATCGCCATCCAGCAACCCGAAGTGGCAGGGCATCCTCCCGGCGTATTGGGATCAAAATCCCCTCGGCAGGTCGAGTACCATCAAACTCTACTTCCGACACTCACCGACCACCGAGTCCCTCCGGAATCGACGACTCACGTTCAGGCTTCGACTCCCTCCAGCGAGGAACGTGCATACGGAGAAACGCTACGATGGACAGTCGTTCAACGACGTGTTCGCCGAAAAATGTACGATCGAGTACGAAGAGAGACTACACGAGTCACTCGAGACGATAGGCGTAGACGAACGCCGACTCGGGAGTGCGTCAGCACTCGTCGTGAAGAACTACCGGCTCGACCCACACAATCTGACGGGTTCGTACTTCGAACAGCTCGAAAGAGCCGTCGACGAGTTCTGTTGTGATGAAAATGGTCTTCTGGTAACGATCAACGAGGTCTTCGAACAGACGTATCTGGAAGTGTTCGGTGAGGAACCTGCGGGTGCTTTCCCGGGTCCCCTGGTCAAACGACAATAG